The sequence below is a genomic window from Granulicatella elegans.
GCATCTACACTTGACAAAAATGAAGTAAACTATAAAACATGTGCAGTTAACTGTAGTGATGATAAAAACTTAATAGAACTTGCAAAGAAGGATTCGTCAATTCTTCTTTATAAAAATGCCTATACAGTTCCTGATTTATATACTGTTTGGAAAGAAACGTATGAAAAAAGATTATTGGGCGACATTATATTTAGAGATGATTCTATAGCTTATCAAGTTGGAGTTAAACCATTAAGAAAACAAGATCTTATTGATTTTTCAGGAAAAGATAAGGTAGTAAATAGATTTGAAGAGATATTAAGACATAATAACGTATCTGATAAGGAAAATGCCTTCAATAGGCTAGTGGCACTTTTTATATGTAAGCTAGTTGATGAAATACAAAAAACTGATACAGATATTGTCGATTTTCAATACAAAGTTGGAACAGATACTTATGAAAGTTTACAAGATAGACTCCAACGTCTACACAAAGAAGGTATGGAAAAATTTATGAAAGAAGATATTTTTTACATACCTGAAGACTATGCAAAAAGAACCATAGAACAATATACAGGCAATAATAGAACTGAATTAATTAAGGAACTTGATAATACTCTGCGTATCTTAAAGTTCTACACAAATAACGACTTTGCCTTTAAAGATGTCCATAATGAAGAATTATTCCTTCAAAATGGTAAAATTCTAGTAGAAGTTGTAAAACTATTTGAAAACTATAGGATTATTGGATCAAAAAATCTACAAATGTTAGGAGACCTTTTTGAACAGCTTTTAAACAAGGGATTTAAGCAAAATGAGGGACAATTTTTCACACCAGTACCTATCACTCATTTTATTTGGGATAGTCTTCCTTTAGAAAGAATAATAAGACAAAATGAGAAAGTAAACTTTCCAAAAATAATTGATTATGCCTGTGGCGCTGGACATTTTTTGACAGAAGGTTTTGAAGCTATCAATGATATTTTTATTTTTCTTGATCCAGACATGAATATTGATTTCTCATGGGCTAGAGATAATATATATGGCATAGAAAAAGATTATAGGCTGGCTAGAGTATCAAAAATATCTCTATTCATGCATGGAGCTGGAGACGGAAATATTGTCTTTGGTGACGGACTGGAAAACTATAAGGAAAAAGAGATTACTGCTGAAAGTTTTGATATTCTAGTAGCAAATCCGCCTTATTCTGTTTCTGCTTTCAAGCCACATTTAAATCTTAAAAATAATGATTTTAAAGTTTTGGATAAAGTATCAAATACAGGATCTGAAATTGAAACTCTTTTTGTAGAAAGAATTTCACAGCTTCTAAAGCCTAAGGCTGTTGCTGCTGTCATTCTTCCTTCTTCTATACTAAATAAAGAAAACGAAAGCTTTATTGCAGCACGTGAATCAATTCTAGATAACTTTAAAATTAGAGCCGTAGTAGCCTTATCGAGCAAAACTTTTGGAGCAACGGGAACAAATACAGTAATTTTATTTTTAGAAAAATTTGATGAACCACCTAAAAAAATCGATTTGGTAAAAGATAGCGTGAACTCTATCATAGAAGGAAAAGCCCTTAAAGATTGGGAAGATGAGATTATATTCAAAGAGTATCTAAAAACAATAGACGTGGAAATAGAAGATTATAAAAAATTCATTAATAAAAGCTTAAACTATGATGGATATAAAAATAAATATTTTAAAAATTATACGTCAAGTTTTTTAGGCTTAAGCTCTGTTAAAACTAAGAAAAAACAAAAAACTTTCACAAAATTAGAAAAAGATGAGCAAGATATCATCTTAAATAAAATGTTCTATGACTATACTTTTGACATTGAAAGAGAAAAAATCAAATATTTTGCCTTAACGTATAAGGAAAGGACTCTTATAATAAATGCACCAAATGACAATAGAGGACAAGAAGAATTTTTAGGCTATAAGTGGTCTAATAGAAAGGGACAAGAAGGAATACAGATAACAAATCCTGGTGGGAAGCTGTATAAAAATGAGGATAGGCGAGACGAAAATAACCTTGCATCTTTGATTAGAAAGTCATTCTATGGAGAAGAATACTCTATTGATGAATTAGATGAATACTACTATTATCTAAATACTAAGGATATGCTTGATTTTAGGAGTGTAGAGTTTAATAAGGGAATAAAAACTAGAAAAGTTAAGATTTTAAAAGATGATCCAAATTTAACAACCTATTACCTATCTGATAAAAAAATATTTGATTTATCAATAGGAGATAGAATTTTAAATGACGAACTTGAAGATGATGGGAAAATACCTGTTTACAGTGCCAATGTTTTTGAAGAATTTGGAAGGATTAACAAGAAGAATATTACTGATTTTTCAAAACCATCGATTTTATGGGGTATTGATGGCGACTGGATGGTCAATTCTATTTCAGCAAATAAAGAATTTTATCCCACAGACCATTGTGGAGTTTTGAGATTAAAAACGGATAAAATTTTACTTGATTATTTAGTCTATGCCTTACAAGTTGAGGGAGAATATGAAAGATTTTCAAGAAACTATAGAGCATCAATACAAAAAGTTAGACAGTTAATTATCCAAATTCCACCTATTGAAGAACAAGAAAAAATCATCGAAGAAATTAAAAAAGTAGATTTAGTAATAGAAGAACAAAAAATTAGAATAGAAAAATATGATGAAGACATCAAATCAAAATTTGTCGAGATGTTTGAAGGGAAAAATTCATATAAGAAACAAACTATTGAAAATTTATGTTTTGATGGTAGAGGTAGAGTTATAAATCAAGATTATATAAGATCAAATTCAGGAAAATATCCAGTCTATTCATCTCAGACAACAAATCAAGGAATTTTTGGTTTTATTGATTCTTTTGATTTTGATGGAGAATATGTAACATGGACTACTGATGGAGCAAATGCAGGCACTGTATTTTATAGAAACGGTAAATTCAATTGTACTAATGTTTGTGGAACTTTAAAAGCTAAGAGTATTAATATAAATATGATATATTTATCTTTTGCACTAGGTATGGTTGCTAAAGACCATGTAAGTCATGTTGGTAATGATAAGTTAATGAATGAAGCTGTAAAAAAAATCTTGATTCCTGTGCCACCTAAAGAACTACAAGACAAGTTTGGATCATATGTAGAAGAAATCGACAAATTGAAATTTGAAGCTAACGACAGAAAGAAAAAAGCAGAAATAGAAAAAGAAAACTTAATAGATAAATACTTTAGATAAAATAAGCCCACCAACTTGTTATCTGTATTCAAATTTTCAAGGAGGAATTTATGAAAAATTTAGTTATTACAGAAATTATGCAAGAAATGGTGGGCTATTTAAATAATGAGCAATTAGAAAAACTTGAAGAAACTTTAAATTACACATTTTGGAATAAGGATATTGTGGAAAAAGACGAGTCTAAAATAGAACATGAAATAGATTACTTAGCTGAATTTTTGTCAGCTAAAAAAGTAGAAGGTTGCTCTGAAAGAACTCTCTCATACTATAAAAGCACTATAAATAAAATGCTCGAGATTTTAAATAAACCTGTAAGGCGAATAGATACCAGTGATTTACGTTCTTATATTGCTTCATATGTAGATACCAATAATGTAAGCAAAACAACCCTTGATAATATAAGGCGTATTATATCAAGTTTCTTTTCTTGGCTAGAAGAAGAAAATCATATAATTAAAAGTCCAGCAAGACGTATTCATAAAATTAGAACTGGAAGTACTGTAAAATCCGTTTACACAGATGAAGAACTAGAATTATTAAGAGATTCTTGTAACAATAGAAGAGATTTAGCTATTATAGATTTTCTAGCTTCTACTGGAGTCCGTATTGGTGAACTTGTAAAAATTAATATTTCAAACATAGATTTTGATAAGAGGGAATGTCTTGTCCTAGGAAAAGGAAATAAAGAACGAATTGTTTATTTTGATGCAAGAACTAAAATTCATATCTTAGACTATATTGACAGTAGGACTGATGATAATGAAGCTCTTTTTGTATCTTTAAATAGCCCCCACAGTAGACTAAAAATATCAGGGGTTGAAATTAGACTTAGAAATCTTGGGAAAAAGCTTAATATTTCTAAAGTCCATCCTCATAAATTTAGAAGAACCTTGGCAACAAAGGCGATTGATAAAGG
It includes:
- the xerA gene encoding site-specific tyrosine recombinase/integron integrase produces the protein MKNLVITEIMQEMVGYLNNEQLEKLEETLNYTFWNKDIVEKDESKIEHEIDYLAEFLSAKKVEGCSERTLSYYKSTINKMLEILNKPVRRIDTSDLRSYIASYVDTNNVSKTTLDNIRRIISSFFSWLEEENHIIKSPARRIHKIRTGSTVKSVYTDEELELLRDSCNNRRDLAIIDFLASTGVRIGELVKINISNIDFDKRECLVLGKGNKERIVYFDARTKIHILDYIDSRTDDNEALFVSLNSPHSRLKISGVEIRLRNLGKKLNISKVHPHKFRRTLATKAIDKGMPIEQVQTLLGHTKIDTTLHYAMVNQNNVKQSHRKYIG
- a CDS encoding restriction endonuclease subunit S; the protein is MITKSNLKDVLKLIGYEEHKNQERYLTKKYQEFDCSISVDFENEKINYPEDKGLMVYKRTTCNFSDPENFVVLECVTRLMDKGYRPEHIEIEKTWALGHDQKSGRADILVKESSGKTLFIIECKTYGKEYDKALKDTLNDGAQLFSYWQQEKYCKWLVLYASTLDKNEVNYKTCAVNCSDDKNLIELAKKDSSILLYKNAYTVPDLYTVWKETYEKRLLGDIIFRDDSIAYQVGVKPLRKQDLIDFSGKDKVVNRFEEILRHNNVSDKENAFNRLVALFICKLVDEIQKTDTDIVDFQYKVGTDTYESLQDRLQRLHKEGMEKFMKEDIFYIPEDYAKRTIEQYTGNNRTELIKELDNTLRILKFYTNNDFAFKDVHNEELFLQNGKILVEVVKLFENYRIIGSKNLQMLGDLFEQLLNKGFKQNEGQFFTPVPITHFIWDSLPLERIIRQNEKVNFPKIIDYACGAGHFLTEGFEAINDIFIFLDPDMNIDFSWARDNIYGIEKDYRLARVSKISLFMHGAGDGNIVFGDGLENYKEKEITAESFDILVANPPYSVSAFKPHLNLKNNDFKVLDKVSNTGSEIETLFVERISQLLKPKAVAAVILPSSILNKENESFIAARESILDNFKIRAVVALSSKTFGATGTNTVILFLEKFDEPPKKIDLVKDSVNSIIEGKALKDWEDEIIFKEYLKTIDVEIEDYKKFINKSLNYDGYKNKYFKNYTSSFLGLSSVKTKKKQKTFTKLEKDEQDIILNKMFYDYTFDIEREKIKYFALTYKERTLIINAPNDNRGQEEFLGYKWSNRKGQEGIQITNPGGKLYKNEDRRDENNLASLIRKSFYGEEYSIDELDEYYYYLNTKDMLDFRSVEFNKGIKTRKVKILKDDPNLTTYYLSDKKIFDLSIGDRILNDELEDDGKIPVYSANVFEEFGRINKKNITDFSKPSILWGIDGDWMVNSISANKEFYPTDHCGVLRLKTDKILLDYLVYALQVEGEYERFSRNYRASIQKVRQLIIQIPPIEEQEKIIEEIKKVDLVIEEQKIRIEKYDEDIKSKFVEMFEGKNSYKKQTIENLCFDGRGRVINQDYIRSNSGKYPVYSSQTTNQGIFGFIDSFDFDGEYVTWTTDGANAGTVFYRNGKFNCTNVCGTLKAKSININMIYLSFALGMVAKDHVSHVGNDKLMNEAVKKILIPVPPKELQDKFGSYVEEIDKLKFEANDRKKKAEIEKENLIDKYFR